From Cuculus canorus isolate bCucCan1 chromosome 32, bCucCan1.pri, whole genome shotgun sequence, the proteins below share one genomic window:
- the SSR4 gene encoding translocon-associated protein subunit delta encodes MAAPPAVLARLCAYASAVPATGLKPRESSILPFFASLATPPFPCAGATRPIRPRLPRRLVADWSLPGGGCGLWRGAWLVAGKAAVMAVPALRAVLLLLAAVVGAAGEPCPEPTIVPSYYTTSDAVIASESVFVVEISLACRNGAQNVALYADVNGKQFPVTRGQDVGRYQVSWSLEHRNAHSGTYEVKFFDEESYSALRKAQRNNEDVSRIRPLFTVSVDHRGAWTGPWVSTEVVAAAIGLGVYYLAFSTKSGIQA; translated from the exons ATGGCCGCTCCGCCCGCTGTTCTCGCGAGACTTTGCGCCTACGCCTCGGCCGTCCCCGCGACGGGGCTGAAACCTCGCGAGTCTTCTATCCTTCCCTTTTTTGCCTCTC tggccacgccccctttccCTTGTGCGGGAGCCACGCGGCCAATAAGGCCACGTTTGCCACGCCGCCTCGTAGCTGATTGGTCGCTGCCCGGCGGGGGGTGTGGCTTGTGGCGGGGGGCGTGGCTTGTGGCGGGAAAGGCGGCAGTAATGGCGGTTCCGGCGCTGCGggcggtgctgctgctgttggcgGCGGTTGTTGGGGCTGCGG GCGAGCCGTGCCCCGAACCCACCATCGTCCCTTCTTATTACACCACCTCGGACGCTGTCATCGCCTCCGAGAGCGTTTTTGTGGTGGAGATCTCGCTCGCCTGCCGCAACGGCGCCCAG AACGTAGCGCTCTACGCCGATGTCAATGGAAAGCAGTTCCCGGTGACGCGCGGGCAGGACGTGGGGCGTTACCAG GTCTCGTGGAGCCTGGAGCACCGCAACGCCCACTCGGGCACCTACGAGGTTAAGTTCTTTGACGAGGAATCCTACAGCGCTCTTCGCAAG GCCCAGCGCAACAACGAGGATGTCTCGCGTATCCGCCCTCTTTTCACCGTCAGTGTCGACCACCGG GGCGCTTGGACGGGGCCGTGGGTGTCGACGGAGGTGGTGGCGGCCGCCATCGGCCTCGGCGTCTACTACTTGGCCTTCAGCACCAAGAGCGGCATCCAGGCCtaa